One stretch of Microbacterium terrae DNA includes these proteins:
- the truB gene encoding tRNA pseudouridine(55) synthase TruB, whose amino-acid sequence MTPRRDAPKPEACVLLVDKPQGITSHDVVARARRALGTRKIGHAGTLDPMATGLLVLGVEGATRLLTYVVGLDKTYEATIRLGVATDTDDAEGETVATTDAAGVTRAAVDAGIAALTGRISQVPSTFSAIKVDGRRAYDLARAGEEVQLKAREVTVSRFDVLAERRPDDAAVIDLDVVVDCSSGTYIRSLARDLGAALGVGGHLTALRRTRIGSFDVAEATLVADIADAPRMAPADAATAVLARFDVTADEARDLRHGKRLTGAGARLVAVPSAAVDPGGVLVGIVERRGDDVKSALNMPGEAAR is encoded by the coding sequence ATGACCCCCCGAAGAGATGCACCGAAGCCCGAGGCGTGCGTGCTGCTCGTCGACAAGCCGCAGGGCATCACGAGCCACGACGTGGTCGCGCGCGCCCGACGTGCCCTCGGCACCCGCAAGATCGGCCACGCCGGAACGCTCGACCCGATGGCCACCGGCCTGCTCGTGCTCGGCGTCGAGGGGGCGACGCGACTGCTCACCTACGTCGTCGGCCTCGACAAGACGTACGAGGCGACGATCCGCCTCGGCGTCGCGACCGACACCGACGACGCCGAGGGCGAGACGGTGGCGACGACGGATGCCGCCGGCGTCACCCGCGCCGCCGTCGATGCCGGCATCGCCGCCCTCACCGGCCGGATCTCGCAGGTGCCGAGCACCTTCTCGGCCATCAAGGTCGACGGTCGCCGCGCGTACGACCTGGCGCGCGCCGGCGAAGAGGTGCAGCTGAAGGCGCGCGAGGTGACCGTATCGCGCTTCGACGTGCTCGCCGAGCGCCGACCGGACGATGCCGCCGTGATCGACCTCGACGTCGTCGTCGACTGCTCGAGCGGCACCTACATCCGCTCCCTGGCGCGCGACCTCGGCGCGGCGCTCGGCGTGGGCGGCCACCTCACGGCGCTGCGCCGCACGCGCATCGGATCGTTCGACGTCGCAGAAGCCACCCTCGTCGCCGACATCGCGGATGCCCCGCGGATGGCTCCGGCAGACGCCGCGACCGCCGTGCTCGCGCGGTTCGACGTCACGGCCGACGAGGCGCGCGACCTGCGCCACGGCAAGCGGCTCACCGGTGCCGGCGCCCGCCTCGTCGCCGTGCCGTCCGCCGCGGTCGACCCGGGCGGCGTGCTGGTCGGCATCGTCGAGCGCCGCGGCGACGACGTGAAGAGCGCCCTCAACATGCCCGGGGAGGCGGCACGATGA
- a CDS encoding nucleoside/nucleotide kinase family protein: MRLPVTPVTTVWRRLRDDVQRRYPGGRVVVAVDGVDGAGKSAFATGLADVFGEIGVAAFCASIDGFHRPRIERYQRGRRSPEGFYRDSYDYATFRRVLFDPFRDGAQTAGTTGFQLSAFDVSRDAPVESEWVTAPLDAVLVVEGIFLHRPELRDLWDWSLWLDAPFATTYARMARRDGSDADPDAPANARYRLGQQLYLDEAHPRERADVVVDNTDPAHPRIEETRR; encoded by the coding sequence ATGCGCCTGCCCGTCACCCCTGTCACCACGGTCTGGAGGCGACTGCGCGACGACGTGCAGCGCCGGTACCCGGGCGGCCGGGTCGTCGTGGCTGTCGACGGGGTCGACGGCGCGGGCAAGAGCGCCTTCGCGACCGGGCTCGCCGACGTGTTCGGCGAGATCGGGGTCGCTGCGTTCTGCGCGAGCATCGACGGCTTCCACCGCCCGCGCATCGAGCGCTACCAGCGCGGCCGGCGCAGCCCCGAGGGCTTCTACCGCGACTCGTACGACTACGCCACGTTCCGCCGAGTGCTCTTCGATCCGTTCCGCGACGGCGCGCAGACGGCGGGCACGACCGGCTTCCAGCTGTCGGCCTTCGATGTCTCGCGCGACGCGCCGGTCGAGTCGGAGTGGGTGACCGCACCGCTCGATGCCGTGCTGGTGGTCGAGGGCATCTTCCTCCACCGCCCCGAGCTGCGCGATCTCTGGGACTGGTCGCTCTGGCTCGACGCGCCCTTCGCGACCACGTACGCGCGCATGGCCCGGCGCGACGGATCCGACGCCGATCCCGACGCGCCCGCGAACGCGCGATACCGCCTCGGCCAGCAGCTCTACCTCGACGAGGCTCACCCTCGCGAGCGAGCAGACGTCGTCGTCGACAACACCGACCCCGCGCATCCGCGCATCGAGGAGACCCGCCGATGA
- a CDS encoding HhH-GPD family protein: protein MPDLATPLNAWYRSTARDLPWRRPGFGAWGTLVSEFMLQQTPVNRVVPHLEAWLERWPTPAALADAPPAAAVAQWANLGYPRRALWLHRAAIEICDRHGGVVPREVDALLALTGIGDYTARAVAVFAYGDRHPVVDTNTRRVIARAVDARSQPGPAAKGDLAAMEALLPRADAEAATFNAAAMELGATVCTARSPRCDSCPIAHACAWRAAGYPDTGDSRRRQARYEGSDRQARGAVLKALREGAGHELPAKLVAADWADPRQRDRAVDSLIVDGLVEATDGMLRLPR, encoded by the coding sequence ATGCCCGACCTCGCCACGCCGCTGAACGCGTGGTACCGGAGCACCGCACGGGATCTGCCGTGGCGGCGACCGGGGTTCGGGGCCTGGGGAACGCTCGTGAGCGAGTTCATGCTGCAGCAGACGCCGGTGAACCGCGTCGTGCCGCACCTCGAGGCGTGGCTGGAGCGCTGGCCGACCCCTGCGGCGCTGGCAGACGCTCCGCCCGCGGCCGCGGTGGCGCAATGGGCGAACCTCGGCTACCCCCGCCGAGCGCTGTGGCTCCACCGCGCTGCGATCGAGATCTGCGACCGGCATGGCGGCGTCGTGCCGCGCGAGGTCGATGCACTCCTGGCGTTGACCGGAATCGGCGACTACACCGCGCGGGCCGTGGCGGTGTTCGCCTACGGCGACAGGCATCCGGTCGTCGACACGAATACGCGTCGCGTGATCGCGCGCGCCGTCGACGCACGCAGCCAGCCGGGGCCGGCGGCGAAGGGCGACCTCGCGGCGATGGAGGCACTGCTCCCCCGGGCCGACGCGGAGGCTGCGACGTTCAACGCAGCCGCCATGGAGCTCGGCGCGACGGTGTGCACGGCGCGCTCACCGCGATGCGACTCGTGCCCGATCGCGCACGCCTGCGCATGGCGTGCGGCGGGCTATCCCGACACGGGCGACTCACGACGGCGACAGGCGCGTTACGAGGGCAGTGACCGCCAGGCGCGCGGTGCTGTGCTCAAGGCGCTGCGGGAGGGGGCGGGCCACGAACTGCCCGCGAAGCTGGTCGCGGCGGACTGGGCAGACCCTCGACAGCGCGACCGCGCCGTCGACTCGCTCATCGTCGACGGCCTCGTCGAGGCGACCGACGGGATGCTGCGCCTGCCGCGCTGA
- a CDS encoding helix-turn-helix domain-containing protein — protein MVSQDGARRYTSQLRSEQAAATRERVVDAASALFAERGYAATTMPEIARRAGVSTETVQANGPKQALLRAAINASTFGGDDDTDARSTELGARMLAVSSGAEAVAVCAAVLSGINASVHGLWLSYAEAARHDEGMAADLRGYAARIREQNTSMMSVWEARGYIRQDIPFDAVVDRTVLVGSVELYDRAVRIGGQSVDEYTATLEGLLADLVLPR, from the coding sequence ATGGTTTCACAGGACGGCGCACGCCGGTATACCTCCCAGCTGCGTTCCGAGCAGGCTGCGGCGACCCGCGAGAGAGTCGTCGACGCGGCGTCGGCGCTGTTCGCCGAGCGCGGGTACGCGGCCACGACCATGCCCGAGATCGCTCGCCGAGCCGGGGTCTCGACAGAGACCGTCCAGGCCAATGGGCCGAAGCAGGCGCTCCTGCGCGCCGCCATCAACGCGTCGACGTTCGGCGGCGATGACGACACCGACGCCCGCTCGACGGAGCTGGGAGCCAGGATGCTCGCCGTGTCATCCGGCGCGGAGGCCGTGGCGGTCTGCGCTGCGGTCCTCAGCGGGATCAACGCCTCGGTCCACGGCCTGTGGCTGTCGTACGCCGAGGCCGCGCGGCACGACGAGGGCATGGCGGCCGATCTCCGCGGATACGCGGCCCGCATCCGGGAGCAGAACACGTCGATGATGAGCGTGTGGGAGGCCCGCGGATACATCCGACAGGACATCCCCTTCGACGCGGTCGTCGATCGCACCGTGCTCGTCGGATCGGTCGAGCTCTACGACCGCGCGGTCCGCATCGGCGGGCAGTCCGTCGATGAGTACACCGCGACCCTCGAAGGCCTGCTGGCGGATCTGGTGCTGCCGCGGTGA
- a CDS encoding glycosyltransferase — protein MSDILFAAVPIHGHVAPLLPLVRHFVDRGDRVRFLTGSRFADAVLRAGAEHVPLPAAVDFDDRGVTAAFPERAAMSPAKAIAFDFEHIFVRPGEHQHAALRDLIDAGDVDAVVCDPLFVGAALLVESDPKQRVPVVVAGVVPLSYPGPGLAPFGLGLAPLGGAVGRIRNGILRMATQRMFRPVEAAADEIAVRALGAALSGPVLDWLPRADAVCQLTVPRFEYPRPDAPASLVFTGPVGAAAPAAAHPSWWGDLTGERPVVHVTQGTIANDDPNELILPTIRALAGADVLVVVSTGGTPVEELGPLPSNVRAAEFLPYADLFPKTDVFVTNGGYGGTQFALAHGVPLVVAPGKEDKVEVAARIAWSGTGVNLKTQRPTARQIEKAVRMVLADPRYRTAAREIGADIRAASHAVGFASVVDASIAAHRAPRATAPRPE, from the coding sequence ATGTCCGACATCCTGTTCGCGGCGGTCCCGATCCACGGGCACGTCGCACCCCTCCTCCCCCTCGTCCGCCACTTCGTCGACCGCGGCGATCGCGTCCGATTCCTGACCGGGTCGCGATTCGCTGATGCGGTCCTCCGCGCCGGTGCGGAGCACGTGCCCCTCCCCGCCGCAGTGGACTTCGACGACCGCGGCGTCACCGCCGCCTTCCCTGAACGCGCGGCGATGTCGCCTGCGAAGGCGATCGCCTTCGACTTCGAGCACATCTTCGTGCGACCCGGCGAGCATCAGCACGCGGCCCTCCGCGACCTCATCGACGCCGGCGACGTGGATGCGGTCGTGTGCGACCCGCTGTTCGTCGGCGCCGCGCTCCTCGTCGAGTCCGACCCGAAGCAGCGCGTCCCCGTCGTCGTCGCCGGTGTCGTCCCCCTGAGCTACCCGGGCCCCGGGCTCGCACCCTTCGGGCTCGGGCTCGCGCCGCTGGGCGGTGCTGTCGGCCGGATCCGAAACGGAATCCTCCGCATGGCGACGCAGCGCATGTTCCGTCCTGTCGAAGCCGCGGCCGACGAGATCGCGGTCCGGGCGCTCGGCGCCGCACTGTCGGGACCCGTCCTCGACTGGCTCCCGCGTGCCGACGCCGTGTGCCAGCTGACCGTGCCGCGATTCGAGTACCCGCGACCCGACGCCCCCGCGAGCCTCGTGTTCACCGGACCTGTCGGCGCTGCCGCACCCGCCGCTGCGCACCCCTCGTGGTGGGGCGACCTGACGGGTGAGCGTCCCGTCGTCCACGTCACCCAGGGGACCATCGCGAACGACGACCCGAACGAGCTGATCCTTCCGACCATCCGCGCCCTGGCCGGTGCGGACGTGCTCGTGGTGGTCTCGACCGGCGGCACCCCGGTGGAGGAGCTCGGACCCCTTCCCTCCAACGTGCGCGCCGCCGAGTTCCTCCCGTATGCCGACCTCTTCCCGAAGACCGACGTCTTCGTGACCAACGGCGGGTACGGCGGCACCCAGTTCGCGCTCGCCCACGGCGTTCCTCTCGTCGTCGCTCCCGGGAAGGAGGACAAGGTCGAGGTCGCGGCACGCATCGCGTGGTCGGGCACCGGGGTGAACCTCAAGACGCAGCGGCCCACGGCGCGGCAGATCGAGAAGGCGGTGCGCATGGTGCTCGCCGATCCTCGCTATCGCACGGCGGCGCGAGAGATCGGCGCCGACATCCGCGCCGCATCGCACGCCGTCGGATTCGCCTCGGTCGTCGACGCCTCGATCGCCGCGCACCGGGCACCGCGTGCCACCGCTCCGCGTCCGGAGTGA